From Carya illinoinensis cultivar Pawnee chromosome 5, C.illinoinensisPawnee_v1, whole genome shotgun sequence, one genomic window encodes:
- the LOC122309661 gene encoding peptidyl-prolyl cis-trans isomerase E yields the protein MAQQAVQKNTVYVGGLAEEVNESILHAAFIPFGDIKDVKTPLDQATQKHRSFGFVTFLEKDDAAAAMDNMDGAELYGRVLTVNYALPERIKGGEQGWAAHPIWADADTWFERQQQEEEMQRIQAENRATMEAAEDLHRKKLAQEREGEKEDEIEIKDDPMARAEAEVLEQNN from the exons ATGGCGCAACAAGCAGTCCAGAAGAACACGGTGTACGTTGGAGGGCTGGCGGAGGAGGTGAACGAGTCCATCCTCCACGCCGCCTTCATACCTTTTGGGGACATCAAGGACGTCAAGACCCCGCTCGACCAGGCCACCCAGAAGCACCGCTCCTTCGGCTTCGTTACTTTCTTGGAGAAGGACGACGCCGCCGCCGCCATGGACAACATGGACGGCGCTGAGCTCTATGGCCGTGTCCTCACCGTCAACTACGCCCTCCCCGAGCGCATCAAGGGTGGCGAGCAAGGCTGGGCCGCTCACCCCA tttggGCGGATGCGGACACATGGTTTGAAAGGCAGcagcaagaagaagaaatgcAGCGTATTCAGGCAGAGAATCGGGCTACAATGGAGGCTGCAGAGGACTTGCATCGAAAGAAACTGGCCCAAGAGCGAGAAGGGGAAAAGGAAGACGAAATAGAGATCAAAGATGATCCCATGGCTAGGGCTGAAGCCGAGGTTTTGGAACAGAACAATTAG
- the LOC122309658 gene encoding cytochrome b5: MPTLTKLYTMQEASQHNSKEDCWVVIDGKVYDVSSYLDEHPGGDDVVLAATGKDATDDFEDAGHSESAKELMETFCIGELDTSSPVIPELEISSKKQTDYAQKLVGLTKQYWVVPVAVVGISVVLGFLHLRKK, encoded by the exons ATGCCGACTCTTACCAAGCTGTATACAATGCAAGAAGCCTCCCAACACAACTCCAAAGAAGATTGTTGGGTCGTCATCGATGGAAAG GTATATGATGTATCATCTTATTTGGATGAGCACCCTGGCGGGGATGATGTAGTCCTTGCAGCAACTG GGAAAGATGCAACGGACGATTTTGAAGATGCCGGGCATAGCGAAAGTGCAAAGGAGCTCATGGAGACCTTTTGCATAGGTGAGCTTGACACATCCTCCCCGGTCATTCCAGAACTTGAAATTTCTTCCAAGAAGCAAACAGATTATGCTCAGAAACTCGTGGGATTGACAAAGCAATATTGGGTTGTTCCTGTAGCCGTTGTCGGTATCTCTGTGGTGCTTGGTTTCTTGCACTTGCGTAAGAAGTAA